Sequence from the Cryptomeria japonica unplaced genomic scaffold, Sugi_1.0 HiC_scaffold_82, whole genome shotgun sequence genome:
gaggagttaaaagtggaaatttaggagaacccatagcaccaaagtgaaaaaaacacaagatagagagaggcagaatcacacaagacacccccccaaaatacacAATCAAGAAATCACCCCCCCCCTCCCaaaaaaaatggtgattttggcactttatacttagtgcatatacaatgggtcacttgcaaaacaaggcaaagtggatttctaatttcaatgattacaatttctaaaaatgagatataagagacttcaacaaatactgctagtgatctaaactaagatccaatcaaaatacaagtaccaaatatgccaagaatggccaaatactgaaagtacaatttctacttaaaatcactgcaaacaaatggcaaattatgaaagtagatgaaaaattatgcactttcaaaaaaaaatggcacatgaaaaggaatccatatgagcccaaatgaagcctccaaagttgtaaaaattgggatttcatgatttccgaaaaatCTGTAtctgaaaaatagaaaaatcctacaccactgtatagatcacaaaattctaccccaaaatggAAAACAATGCTTgaaaaaacgagtccggatgagtgagatatcactatttgaaaattgcctgcaaaattataatttctggaaaatttccaccgcagcttcaaacttcaaatgcctctagatttggcctccaaagtctgatttggatgaaacaaaaggaaaaaaataacTTTATTGGACCTTCTCAATCCAATGATAACCTCATATTTTaatcatcaagcttcaataataacctgcaatagaaagcttcaaaatatacaaccccaaatagcattaaatttctctcaattgacaaaccaatgacactttaatggctctgataccatgtgaaatttttccaagatcaagaggcaatggaaagcataaataagagagacaaaatagatgatagaaataaactgtattctatcaagagaaaatactgatcaactggatcatcaattgttcaattacatacaatgtagatgaacctgcttatataggaaaggctatatggatatgtgagcacacaaaaatgacatgtggctcaataagaaataagggtaggtaggaaatacatgtgggtaggtaggagaaataatatagttttccacatgaggtggatcacccactgaatgtggagtgtaacaacaagatcacaccaaaaaaggtggaaattctcctacacacactatcccaatgtggcacaaacacccaagtatctcatatccaaactaatatataatgaatttcctaagtaaacttaagtgaggtgtaataatatccatgatgaataattatttacaccaacaattacaaacaaatcggttcaagtatgaccattggattacatagctattacttgcacatcattcaagataaccttGACCGCTTCATAGAACATTGTatctcatcacgtggtttccattaAATGCAATGTACTTGCTTATTCgcaagataaaaaccgttatctctacttgccaaaaaccatttggaactcctcatacaatatgcatatgtggtaTAATCATtatcgttcatcatttgatcataaaccaacacaactgattcaccaaactccatcggttagggtttagcatatcaacaggtaaggcttatcggttgatctcactccttctctagtaataccggtttccttcacaagctcacttactgattacaattcccttcactagctcttcccaccagttacaaaacaacattattacaacatcattaccagttataattgacatcaatcacaacattaaagttcatcaatgcaatctgcATGGAAATGCCAAtaggaggactctagagacattggtgatggagcACACcgggtttgcatgggggtcgtgtctactagcacacttgtattatgagctgcatcagtttgtgtatcatggatcaacgggattggggtgtggagtgacattattgcaggtatggtCAATGAGCATCTTCTGGTTACATGAccaatacactttagaggcaggggacatgcaCGCAattatgtgcatttgtatgatatgattatttCTCAACCATGGATTGAAAGGTTAGAGTATTGGCACTGAGTGATCGATGAGATGGACAatatggtatggaggccttacctatattgtgaggagtgggaggatgatgcaatggagATGCCATATatgttcaggagtaggtatctgattgggtggacaccatatgttattgagcgacagttgattgaaAGAGTATGAAGGCAATTTGGTAGGATATAGTGGATGGTacggggttcagggatgtatgTGTAGATAGTGAGAGATCAGGCTCATTTAGGTCCGTTACTagcttatgatcaggcagtgatatagatgcaggagatggttcccatgccttgggatatttgggcagaTGTGGAGGACGTAGGGATGGACTCTGAGTACAATGCATATTGGGTAGAACATCCATTTCCATGGAtgacggatccaggggagccgatacagggtgatggtggagatgatagtggggatggtggaggcagaggcCAATGATAGAGGCAAGGGGCAATAAGAGAGAGGAGGGTAGCTCAGAGGAGAGATGGAggggaggagaggcaggctcatgtagataggggtagaggtggattgccgttacaggtgccagcagcataggttcccaaatagggatagggacagggacagggacagggacaaggaCAGCCACAAGAGTGCGACCTAGCTGATGCTTCCTCTCTTAGTAAAGCCATCTCTCTAGAGGAAATTAACAATACCATTAGACAGATGGCATTAGATAAGGCCCCCGGGCCAGATGgtcttcccattgaatttataagaaaaaCATTGGATGGATTGGATAGGAGCTATTGGAGATTTACAATGAAAATTTTAAACAGGGATCGCTGGGAGGTGAGATCAATACAGGGCTTATTAAGTTGATTCCTAAGGATGTGGATATATCTCTAATAAATAACTGGAGACCTATCACTCTCCTAGATGTCTCCTATAAGATTTTGGCCAAAACTCTTGCTCTAAGGCTAACTAAGCTCAAGCCATGCATATTGTTTGATTGTTTCCTTGTATAACAATTTGTAATATTGTCCCTTAGGATGTTTGTTATTGACTAAAAGATAGTTGTGTTGAAATCTTAGATGGATTACTTTTCATAATAATTTTGTTCATAATGATTTGATCTAATCATTTagaaatctgaaaaaaaaattaaaaaaatttacatttGATTGTTTCAATATATTATTCATTCTTCATAGGTACCATctattttagattaatttttttatttgagagatttgttgataagtttttaattatgtttaGATGTTTAAgttattttttgaaataatttaaaaagttaGTATAttgtaaaattaataaaaaattaaaatgctcTATATAAATCAATGTGTCAATTGATAAAATTGTTTGTTTATGGTATTAAGATTGTATAATTGAAactcaaacatgttattttgatTAGTTAATATGTCAATAGAACTTAAATGCTTATAGAAATTAGAAAATATATTCTTCTTTGTTCTAGTGTGTTCCTTAATGTGTGTAATCTATGGCTAAAGGTGATTTAAAAATATGTTTGAAATACTTAAATCAGAATTAATAGTTTGTCTTGTTGAACCCATTAAATACATGTAGATTTGACTATAGACCATGTTTGTAAGTTTCAAGAATGTGAGTATATATTGTGTAGAACTAATTTGTTTGCAACCAAGGTTTTCAAATCTTGAGAATGTTCCAAAgtaagttttgataccaattgggGGTTACATTTGAATTCCAGCCATGATTACGAATATTAGGAATGTAGGAAGAGTTGAAGTGTATCAAAAAGAGCAACTATTACTATATGATCTCCATTTACCAATTTTAACAAACTAGAGCATAGTGTATGGTACCAATTTAATTGTATTCCATGTTTGAAAACTTGAGAATGTGACAAAATTTGTATGATATTGATGATGGGTTATATATTGACCATGTTCTATGTTAGCAAACCTTTAATATGTCAAATGAGTTACAATATTCTTTGTATGCATTGCATTTTACTTTGATCATCAATTACAAACTTTAAGCATATCGAGTGAACTGTCATGTGCCAAATATGACTTACATTTTGACTTGGATCCATGTTTACAAATATTAAGAGTGTTGGGATAGTTCTAGTCTAAACATGAATTACCTTTTTTAAAGTGTAACCCATATTTTTTGTGGAGTACGAGAAATAGTAGATATAtaagatatttaatatttaatttatttattagttaattataaaTCTATTTCATCAAAAAAATTATAGTATGATTATCTATTATTATCtctattaaaatttatataatattaaattttaaatatattgatTATAGAATTGCAGAtttattatgtcgagaggcatcgacaatgacatcaaaatgtctataaacaaaaatccattttttaaacaatttgatatgcaaatgacgggtaaatgcatcAAATATGTTGTGTTCTAGgagttattttattactccaaataaaatagaaccctccccAATTGTCTTCAGTGCAAGACTTTAATGGagttgtattcttggtgtttaatattttagaacatttattttacaatgattctcttctattataaataTCTTgcgacatattttacatatattttttaaatataagtatactagtattCTATATTCAATTACATATTTATATTTGAAAAGAGAGGATGGGACAAGGGAGATATATATATTAAAAACGACAAAGTATGGAAGAGAGATAGAATGAAAGAGATAGATgcgagagagagtaggggaggtgATAGAGAAAGGTAAAAGGAACATTGAGAAGGGGAGAGATAGAGGTTAAGAGATCAAGAGCAATGAAATACAAAATTAAGTGTGTGGCTTATGTCATCCATGTGTAGATAGGATATAGGAATCTACATCTTATTTTAGTATTCATTTTATTTTTCACATATCTAGATGTTGAAGAAAGTATTAGATATGTATAAAACTTAAAcaatataaatattttcaaattctttttttatgaaaattgacttgaaaatttaattttaataagcTAATGAAATATGCACTTTGTTTCTTACCATACTTATTTCTTtataatctttttattttaatccAGTAAAACATGGTATTTTAAATCATTTCTGTCTCAAAATCTACATCGTTAttactattatatatataaattttatagagAGTAAATTATTACATATGAATTATCATAGATTCTAATACAACCAGACGCGGAAATGTCACATGGTAATGTCAGTCTTTGGAATGCTAACTTCTCTGCAAATAATTTGTTAAGTTGAAGCTCACCCAATGCGAAAAAAACACATGGGAATACCAGGTATTGGAATGCTAACTTATTTGGAAATAATTGTTCAGCGAGAAAATCTGATAGAAAACCGCaaaaattgcagaattgaaagaCGAGAATAGCAGGCATTGGAACGCTAACAGATAAACGACGTAGAATCACACCCAGTGGATAGCGTGGTAGCAGAGCCATTGGAGGCTTCAACGGTCTATTGATAAGGCATAGCTATCTTATCAGACACGTCGATCTTTCTTTAATATTTACAGGTACGATTACCCAAGTATATAAAGAGGTTGCTATCCCTTAAGAAATCCTTCATTGTGAAAGAACAATACAAGACATTGTATTTGcattatagagaaagagagaagagggagagaggagaATGAAAGTGTTGAGAGGCGAAGGTGTGTTGATCAAACCCTGTGCGGGTAAAGATCATCGTGAGCTTGTTGAGCTAAACAATTTTGATTTGATTGCACACCTAATGTACGTGAAGCTCGTGTATGTTTTCCAAGCTCCTACCCCGAGCTCAGAGGTGTTGAAGGAAGGACTGGCCAAAGTTCTGGCGGAGTTCAGAGAATGGGCAGGGAGATACACGAAAGAAACACCGAGTGGGTGCCTTGGCATCAATCTGAATGATGAGGGTGTGCTTGTCATAGAAGCCGAAGCAGATGGAACAATAGTAAATGCAATGCCCTTCGATCCCTCTTCATTCCTCCTTGAGTTGGTGCCACCCACATCCACCGTGGTCAATGAGCTCTTACTCCTGCAGGTATGATAACCCACTATATTATCTATGTAAGGAGAAGGATTTACTCATGCGGGTATTGTAAAACTTGTTTTAATTTTTCCTTAAAACTAGAAGATTGTGATAAATATGTTTGTTGATGTAGTTTACTCGATTTACTTGTGGAGGGTTGGTGATAGGCCTAGCTCGTCATCATCATGTTGCAGACGGAAAAGCAGCTACTTTTTTCATGAACTCGTGGGGAAAAATTGTTAGAGGAGAGTGTATTCTACCTCCACTACATGACCGATCTCTATTAAAAGCAAGAGATCCTCCCCAGCCATGTTTTGATCATTATGAATCTAATACTGTAAACCATGAGCACTCTCCAATACTGTCCACTCTAACCACAAAAAAGTTTCATTTTGATGCAATGTTTTTACAGAAACTCAAGTCGAAGGTAAATGGATCTGATCCATCAAAAAAACCCTATACTACTTTTGAAATCCTTGTTGCCCATATGTGGAAATGTATTACAAAAGCTCGAGGCCTTGATGGGGATGTAAAAACAAAAGCTAGCATTCCCGTGGGTGGAAGAAGAAGGTTGAATCCTCCGTTGCCTGAAGAATACTTTGGTAATGTTGTCTATGAATCATTTGCTCAATCCATTGCATCAGAGATCATAAATGGGTCTTTAGAATTTATTTCAGAGTTGATACATAAGTCAGTTACCAAGGTTGATGATAATTTTATACATTCAGCGATTGATTTTTTTGAGATGAGGAAATCAATGTTAGGGCCACCGAGCCTTAATGATAGAACTGATGTATTGCCAGTAAGTTGGATGAAATTTCCTATGcatcattttcattttggagtGGGTGGCCCAGTGTATGTAGGTCCTTCATTAGTGCTGATGGAAGGCCttttaattttgtatgattcatgCGGTAAAGAGGGAGGCGTAGAAGTCATGGTTTGCTTGTCAAAAGCAGATATGAATGTACTTGAACAGAATTGGTTTCAAGTTTGATTCTATTTGTCTTCTAAATAATATATAATAAGATTATTTGAATGTTCAGGAGGTCATGTTTAATTGGTTAAAGTATTGACTTTTCAATGTGGAGATTCAAGTTCAATTTTCAATAGGATATCTAATATGGAATTGTAAGTTGATTTTTGCTTTTTCATAGCTGATTTCTAATATTTGCAAATGataagatttatttttttattaattaatctttGCACTATGTATGTGTAAGTTAATGATTAGTCAACCAACACTTTTAAATGATTGTTAAAATGTTAAAAGATTGAATAAGGCAATTTTGAATAGCAAGTTGAAAAACTTATCCACAAAATCTCCAAAAATGTTAGtaataaaatttgtgcaattttgaatttaatttataaGACAAATCAATTACTtttgaatatttttaataatatttagaaaaaaacACATTTTCCAAATAAGTAttattgtagaattttgaacctggcctatcctctctgaaccaactgattagcaaacaataacagcaaaaagaagaaaacaccaatatctttattgaagcttaattaaaaaattacatagaggctgtatatataaagaatttgcagtctagaagaataaataataactgcagttctaaatatattcctagctttgcatggaaagctactaaggctctcaaactaaaaaaagaaaactactccctaaattaagaatacaataagtgcatgcacaacatgctttatttactaaaaacaaactcatgcaaaaagcaaaactaaaaatagtcctaaggattcatgcatgttggagtacatgctttatttgcatgaatcaacaaaaaaaactattaactaaaaatagcttatgcatggtgatgaatggatagcttcatgtccaaactggagttgcatggagctgcatgctagagaagcatcacttatcaacatacttccccttgatgctgagagggctgacaatcttatctcgtagtgctataaactgagctttcgcaaccgctttggtgaatatatctgctagctgatcttgggtgttgatgtgcttcaattcgacatccttcttttgcaccaaatctcgtatgaagtgatatttcaaatcaaaatgcttagttctgctatgatgaaccggattcttagctaacttgatggcactcacattgacacaataaattactgtaggctgaatttgtttttctccaatttcttccaaaacttttatgAGCCAAAgggcttgtgtacctgctgaggtaattgcaacatactcttcttctatagatgagagggcaacaatactttgtttttttgagctccaggtaatcaaaccagaaccaaaagaaaaacaatttccagatgtagatttacggtcatccatactacctccccaatctgaatcactaaagactacaagattgaacttttcagaagagtagtaatgaataccaaaacttgaattccctttcacatacctcaaaatcctcttggctaccttcatatgtatttcagatggatttgtcatataccttgaaacaagtgaaactgaataggcaatatcaggcctcgtgtgggttagaaacatcaagctccccacaatacttctgtaagttgtctcatcaactaaatcagcaccatcatctctacataaaaaatctccatgagcacttggagtggaggcagggttacaatcagtcatattaaatttcttcagcatatcctgtgcatactttctttgacaaatgaaaatctcatccttactttgataaacctccattcctagaaaatatttcgttagaccaagatctttcatctcaaattctttcatcatagcagttttgaattcatctttcatcttagaactactacccatatacaaaagatcaacaacatacaaacttatgataagaatatcagtaccttcgtgtttgtagtaaagggtaggatcactcttacttctctggaagccattctcctgaaaatatccatcaatcctggcataccacgctcttggtgcttgcttgaggccatacaaagccttcttcaacttgtagacataattatctttgccttccacttcaaaaccttgtggctgctccacatacacttcctcttctaagtacccattcaagaaggcacttttcacgtccatatgatgtatgctccacttcttctgagctgctaatgaaatcagcattcttatggtctcttgtcttgctactggtgcaaatgtctcttcataatcaattccatacttttgtgtgaagcctttagcaactaatcttgccttgtgtctttcaacactcccatcactgttaaacttggtcttgtagacccatttggtgccaatcctttttttgtcatgtggaagttctatTAACTCCCAAGTAtcattcttgtgaatggaatccatctcttcttccatggctttcacccaaacctcattagtacatgcatcttcaaaacatgatggttcaaaatcagccttggctaataaagcaaaattcactgtctcacctattgggttttcttcatgtacttgatttccactcttttggtagatatcactcaatctccttactttccttgtagaacttggagaagaagctggacttgaacttggtactaaagaacttgatgaaggattgcttaGTGGAGTTAAACCAttggatatagaaacattagttggctgctcgtgatcaatatcagcaattatatcatcattcaaaatagattttggcttctcaacatggccttttttatgaccataaactcccccttcatcaaaaatcacatctcttgagacaataagcttgttagtgaggggattatacaatctataagccttgcttttctcactatacccaataaaaatacatgactcactctttgcatctaacttctgtctattctgatcaggtacatgcacataagccaaacaaccaaaaactttgaaatgattaacattaggccttttaccataccaagcttcataaggagtcatcttttctagtgcactggtggggctacggttgaggatgtacaccgctgtagcaactccatctccccaataagaattgttcaatcccttggtttgtaacatgcaccttgccatttcaaccacagtacgattcttcctttcagctactccattctgttgaggtgtgtatgcagtagtaagttgcctcttgatgccattaaaatcacaataactttggaaagccttgaAGTAAAactctcctccacgatcagtccttaaacatttgatcttgcaccctttctcattttccacaagggctttaaacttcttgaatgtatccaaggcttcatctttggccttcaaaaaatatacccaacaatttcgtgagtaatcatcaataaaagtaatgaaatatgatgacttacccaaactcttagtctgcataggaccacatatatccaaatgaacaagctgaagtgggtgatgagctctccatgcattgccctttggaaacttttctcttgcatgctttcctttagcacaaccttcacaaacctccttgtgttcctcaaccttgggcaaaccagaaactaatgcatgtgaggttataaacttcaaactatgaaaatttaaatgcccatacctgagatgccataaccaacttgaatcctcataagccatatttgccaaactgttgttatgttcaccaaacctcaaggggaacatcctatttcttgtcataggaacaacagtgatcaccctattatccttattcttatcatagatagtacaagtcttattctcaaagactactttataatttttctcacatagctgcccaacacttaacaaattgtgcttcaattgtggagtataataaatatcatgaatactctttataccttcttttgtttggacctccatagctcctttggcagcaacctccaatgatttatcatcaccaagctggatcttggatttgaaacttccatcctttgttgagaacagcTTCTTATTCCCtctcatatggttagagcatccagaatctaggtaccaaacatctttactagtattttcacccttggcataagataaaaataagtgatcaggaggattgtcactactttcttgagcatagttagcacttttaccttctttcaatctgtattctctttcaaagtggccatacctattacaatggtaacattgaacatttctcttatcaaatcttcctctacctcttcctctgaaaccaccacttcctcttgagccacttcttcctctacctcttgaagaattttggctttgccctttaccttggtcttgattgattttggcactactgctgcttgcatcttcattttttgtgattaacaatttagaggaaaatgctttctctacaccttcaaaagaatctttcaatctttcttcatgagacatcagggatccaaccagttgatcaaactatagttttgtcaaatccttgctttcttctatgattattgctacatgattccatctgggtgtcaaagatctcaatacctttttaatcaaaacttcattgcttataatttctccaagtgtagccattttattgaccacatctttgactctgacacaataatcacttatactttcagcttcttgcatcttcaaattctcgaactctcgcttcaatgtctgaagcttgaccactttaacttgatcactaccctggtaagcttcttgtagagtcttccaggcatctttggcagttgttgctcctgatattcttggaaataagctcttatcaagagctatctgaatgtgaaacaaagcttgagcattctttttccttgcttcctttcttgctgttctttcattggctgtaagggcattccaatcagttggctcttcataacctgattcaataatctcccacaaatcttttccaatcaaaaaggtcagcatcttaatgcaccaataatcataatcattcccatcaaattctggaacgggcatatggttagaattcgacatgattaactttggcaaaattccaacaataaaactttaacccaaaacaattttacctgctctgataccacttgtagaattttgaacctgacctatcctctctgaaccaattgattagcaaacaataacagcaaaaagaagaaaacaccaatatctttattgaagcttaattaaaaaattacatagaggctatatatataaagaatttgcagtctagaagaataaataataactgcagttctaaatatattcctagctttgcatggaaagctactaaggctctcaaactaaaaaaagcaaactactccct
This genomic interval carries:
- the LOC131864273 gene encoding agmatine hydroxycinnamoyltransferase 1-like, yielding MKVLRGEGVLIKPCAGKDHRELVELNNFDLIAHLMYVKLVYVFQAPTPSSEVLKEGLAKVLAEFREWAGRYTKETPSGCLGINLNDEGVLVIEAEADGTIVNAMPFDPSSFLLELVPPTSTVVNELLLLQFTRFTCGGLVIGLARHHHVADGKAATFFMNSWGKIVRGECILPPLHDRSLLKARDPPQPCFDHYESNTVNHEHSPILSTLTTKKFHFDAMFLQKLKSKVNGSDPSKKPYTTFEILVAHMWKCITKARGLDGDVKTKASIPVGGRRRLNPPLPEEYFGNVVYESFAQSIASEIINGSLEFISELIHKSVTKVDDNFIHSAIDFFEMRKSMLGPPSLNDRTDVLPVSWMKFPMHHFHFGVGGPVYVGPSLVLMEGLLILYDSCGKEGGVEVMVCLSKADMNVLEQNWFQV